The DNA region AAAGGTCGCCTCTATTTCAAGGTCACCGAGACCACGCTGCCTCGCTACAAGGAACAGGGCATGAAACCATTCCGGCCTAATGCCAAGCAGACACTCAAGTCCTTCTACGAAGTCCCGATTGATGTGCTCGAAGATGCGGAAGCCCTGACCCAGTGGGCAACAGAAGCGCTTGAGCGAACCTGAGCTCAGGCCTCACCTCTTCCAGACCATCCGTCATTCAGCAAGACCACCTCAATAAGCTATTGTTATTTCATGGCATTTCGAGTGGCTGCGAACTAAGAAGCCGTGGGTAATGGTGTAATGAATTTCCTTCATGTAATATGCAAATCGTCCGGGAATCTCTAAAAAGCGCGTATCAAGCCGTTTTCTCAACTTTCACCGCTGCACCCATTGATTCCAACACATGACGAATACCTTCTGTGTGCTTTGCTTCAGATAAATGGATTGTTACGCTTTTCTTCGCAAAAACCTGATCTGCTAACTGCTTGGCATCTCTACGAAGCATCCCAGCTTCGACTAGCCGCCTAACAAGATTATCCTTGGGCCAACTCGCCCATTTTTTATTGTCGTCCCACCCCTGTATTTCAATCTTGACCATAAGTCACAGTATCCTTAGACCTTGAACGCGAAGTTATGGGTGTTTCGAAGATGAGGCGATCGCATCACATTCAGCGAGTTCCTGTCGTTTTTCTTTCTCATTGGGCTAATTGCCTCGCACAACTTCCTTCCGTCGTTTAACCTTCTGGCTGCCAATGCGCCTTTTCAGAATCCGAAAGGCCATTACGCTGATCTCCTATGACCTGGAGTCTATCATGACACATCCCCACGATCAGATTTTGCTACCACACTGCTACCAGGACAGGACAAACCATCTCCATCAGCATCACCTATGCCGGACTCCTGATTTGTGGTTTCTCGTGGGGTTCGGTGGTCTGAGTTATCACTAGGAGAGGGTTGTAAACCGCAGGTCAAATCCGCTCTTCATCGCTGTCCATGTACCGCAACATATTTGCCCATGGGCGTCCGTAGGAAGCGAGGCGTTCTCCCTTTCCAATTCCCGACCTTTTACGGTTACACGCT from Candidatus Nitrospira nitrosa includes:
- a CDS encoding TfoX/Sxy family protein, producing MAAKSDGFKDFVLDQLADLRGVTARAMFGGYGLYRNATFFGIIHKGRLYFKVTETTLPRYKEQGMKPFRPNAKQTLKSFYEVPIDVLEDAEALTQWATEALERT